A single window of Leptolyngbya ohadii IS1 DNA harbors:
- a CDS encoding cytochrome c oxidase subunit II, giving the protein MKNIPNSILTMLAGIALTLVSIWYGQNHGLLPVQASDDAGLVDGLFNTMLTVGTGIFLLVEGAIIVSAIRFRRRKGDNTDGPPIAGNIPLEIVWTAIPVFIVLFLSVYSFDVYRNLGGFDPDAIEATPEVQVAMADTDMATPIVNGQQRKTHSMHHHLALGVGADPQTQGKEPDLSVDVMGLQYAWIFTYPESGVTSGELHIPVNSDVKLTIKAQDVLHAFWLPEFRLKQDAIPGQPAELRFQPKREGEYPIVCAELCGPYHGAMGAKLYVDSQEAYDQWLQSQVVAQKGGDQTVAALTERTDIDRLAPVADQLGITAEALKSLQPAQPAA; this is encoded by the coding sequence GTGAAAAACATTCCGAATAGTATCCTCACGATGCTGGCTGGCATTGCCCTGACGCTGGTGAGCATCTGGTATGGACAAAATCATGGGCTGCTCCCTGTGCAGGCTTCCGACGATGCCGGTCTGGTTGACGGACTGTTCAACACGATGCTGACTGTGGGAACTGGAATCTTCCTGCTCGTGGAAGGTGCAATTATTGTCAGCGCCATTCGCTTCCGTCGCCGCAAAGGGGACAATACGGATGGTCCGCCGATCGCCGGAAACATTCCCCTGGAAATTGTCTGGACTGCGATCCCGGTATTTATCGTGCTGTTCCTCAGTGTATATAGCTTTGATGTCTACCGAAATCTAGGCGGATTTGATCCGGATGCGATCGAAGCCACGCCGGAAGTGCAGGTGGCTATGGCAGATACTGATATGGCAACGCCGATCGTCAACGGTCAGCAGCGCAAAACCCACTCAATGCACCACCATCTGGCTTTAGGGGTGGGCGCAGATCCCCAGACGCAGGGCAAAGAGCCTGACCTGAGCGTCGATGTGATGGGACTCCAGTACGCCTGGATCTTCACCTACCCGGAAAGCGGCGTTACTTCGGGAGAACTGCATATCCCCGTCAACTCCGACGTGAAGCTAACGATCAAAGCGCAGGACGTTCTCCATGCTTTCTGGCTGCCGGAGTTTCGTTTGAAGCAGGATGCGATCCCCGGTCAACCTGCCGAACTGCGGTTCCAGCCTAAACGAGAAGGTGAATACCCGATCGTCTGTGCCGAACTCTGCGGACCCTATCACGGCGCGATGGGCGCGAAGCTCTACGTCGATAGTCAGGAAGCTTATGATCAGTGGCTTCAATCCCAGGTGGTTGCTCAGAAAGGCGGCGATCAAACGGTGGCAGCTCTGACTGAAAGAACGGATATCGATCGGTTGGCTCCTGTTGCGGATCAGCTTGGCATTACTGCTGAGGCTCTGAAGTCTCTCCAGCCCGCGCAGCCTGCGGCTTAA
- a CDS encoding glycoside hydrolase family 13 protein yields the protein MDGREGKPPVKTPDWVKHAVFYQIFPDRFARGARPDNPDLVDIQFEGWESPPSLQGYKGGNLWGVTKQLDYLQGLGITAIYFTPIFQSASNHRYHTHDYYQVDPILGGNPAFFQMLEAAHNRGIKVVLDGVFNHASRGFFFFHDILENGPYSPWVNWFKIQGWPLSPYNGEHPANYVGWAGNRALPEFNHANPQVREYIMEIGEFWVRSGIDGWRLDVPFCIQEPGFWQEFRDRIKAINPEAYIVGEVWTDAREWLDGTQFDGVMNYLFTGPTIAFVAGDRVIPEMAEDRSYEPYPAIDAGQYATKMQRLLKLYPWEIQLAQLNLLASHDTARLISMAGGDWDSVKLANLLLLTFPGAPSIYYGDEVGLEGGLDPDSRRGFPLEASWKLDVLTCHRQLIALRHAHPALRTGNYQILGSEGMIYAFARIGSGEALIVAVNAGTTPAKITLEGIGNQLSHRSSELLYGQGEARWTGDTLTLELPERSGLVVG from the coding sequence ATGGACGGCAGAGAAGGCAAACCCCCTGTTAAAACGCCCGACTGGGTAAAGCACGCAGTTTTTTATCAAATTTTTCCCGATCGCTTTGCGCGGGGAGCCAGACCGGACAATCCCGATCTGGTAGACATCCAGTTTGAGGGCTGGGAATCGCCGCCGTCTTTGCAGGGCTACAAGGGTGGAAATCTGTGGGGCGTAACGAAACAGCTCGATTATTTGCAGGGGTTGGGCATTACGGCAATCTACTTTACGCCGATCTTTCAGTCTGCCAGCAATCACCGCTACCATACCCACGACTACTATCAGGTCGATCCAATTTTGGGGGGCAATCCGGCTTTCTTCCAGATGCTCGAAGCGGCACACAATCGCGGCATCAAGGTCGTCCTGGACGGCGTATTTAACCATGCCAGTCGTGGCTTCTTCTTCTTTCACGACATCCTGGAAAATGGACCCTATTCCCCCTGGGTCAACTGGTTTAAGATTCAGGGCTGGCCCCTGTCTCCCTATAACGGTGAGCATCCGGCAAACTATGTCGGCTGGGCAGGCAATCGGGCGCTGCCGGAGTTTAACCACGCCAATCCGCAGGTACGCGAATACATTATGGAGATTGGCGAATTCTGGGTGCGATCGGGGATTGATGGCTGGCGGTTAGACGTGCCCTTCTGCATTCAGGAGCCGGGATTCTGGCAGGAGTTTCGCGATCGCATCAAAGCAATTAACCCCGAAGCGTACATTGTGGGGGAAGTCTGGACAGATGCGCGAGAATGGCTCGACGGCACGCAGTTTGATGGCGTGATGAATTATCTGTTTACGGGTCCAACGATCGCATTTGTGGCGGGCGATCGAGTAATTCCCGAAATGGCAGAGGATCGCAGCTATGAGCCTTATCCGGCGATCGATGCGGGACAGTATGCAACTAAGATGCAGCGTTTGCTAAAGCTCTATCCCTGGGAAATTCAGCTTGCCCAGCTTAATTTGCTGGCAAGTCATGATACGGCAAGGCTGATTTCGATGGCGGGAGGCGATTGGGATAGCGTCAAGCTGGCAAACCTGCTGCTGCTGACCTTCCCCGGTGCGCCCAGCATCTATTACGGTGATGAAGTGGGCTTGGAGGGCGGACTCGATCCCGACTCGCGACGTGGCTTTCCGCTGGAGGCAAGCTGGAAGCTGGATGTGCTGACCTGTCACCGCCAACTGATTGCTCTGCGCCATGCCCATCCCGCCCTCCGGACTGGAAACTATCAAATCCTCGGCTCCGAAGGAATGATCTATGCCTTTGCCCGCATTGGCAGCGGCGAAGCCCTGATCGTAGCAGTCAACGCCGGAACCACGCCCGCCAAAATTACGCTGGAAGGAATTGGCAATCAGCTTTCGCACCGCTCCTCGGAACTCCTATACGGACAAGGTGAAGCCCGATGGACTGGAGACACGCTAACGCTTGAGCTGCCAGAGCGATCGGGCTTGGTGGTGGGTTAA
- the truB gene encoding tRNA pseudouridine(55) synthase TruB, whose amino-acid sequence MNQGLAAIYGTTRSPTEINWLTVRQPNPKIFLLPCSPTPHSPPPQMHGFLNLNKPAGLTSHDCVARLRKILRTKKVGHGGTLDPAAMGVLPIAVGKATRLLQYLSHRKSYKATIRFGLQTATDDLEGEVLSQSDASELTLDRIKASLSQFQGTIAQIPPSYSAIQVGGKRLYELARSGEIVEAPVRTVQIDRLEIIDWRPGEFPELDLEIDCGTGTYIRSIARDLGDVVGTGGTLASLLRTRSSEFFLQDSLTLEVLADRIESNTLQMIPPPIALRQMPIAVLPPDLTLAWSQGKRLPLEVMQIDRAASTSHFQMQDQAGHFLGIGEIMQKSSAEAIDQTSPVLQPKLVWDLPII is encoded by the coding sequence ATGAACCAAGGGTTAGCTGCTATTTATGGAACAACTCGATCGCCCACAGAGATAAACTGGTTAACTGTCCGCCAACCAAACCCCAAAATCTTCCTGCTCCCCTGCTCCCCCACTCCCCACTCCCCACCACCCCAAATGCACGGCTTCCTCAACCTCAACAAACCCGCCGGACTCACCTCGCACGACTGCGTTGCCCGTCTGCGGAAAATCCTGCGAACCAAAAAAGTTGGACATGGGGGAACCCTCGATCCTGCCGCAATGGGGGTACTGCCGATCGCCGTTGGGAAAGCAACGCGCCTGCTGCAATACCTGAGCCACCGGAAATCCTATAAAGCAACGATTCGGTTTGGTCTGCAAACGGCAACGGATGATTTGGAAGGGGAAGTACTATCACAGTCTGATGCCTCTGAACTCACCCTCGATCGCATCAAGGCATCCCTATCGCAGTTTCAGGGCACGATCGCCCAAATTCCCCCCAGCTACAGCGCAATTCAGGTGGGCGGCAAACGACTTTATGAGTTAGCGCGATCGGGCGAAATAGTCGAGGCTCCGGTGCGAACCGTCCAGATCGATCGCCTGGAGATTATCGATTGGCGACCTGGAGAATTCCCTGAACTGGATTTAGAAATTGATTGCGGCACGGGCACCTATATTCGATCGATCGCACGAGACTTAGGGGATGTCGTCGGAACAGGTGGCACTCTAGCCAGCCTGCTCAGAACGCGCAGCAGCGAATTTTTTCTTCAGGACAGCCTCACCCTGGAGGTCCTTGCCGATCGCATCGAATCCAACACCCTCCAAATGATTCCGCCCCCGATTGCTCTGAGACAAATGCCGATCGCCGTTCTGCCGCCCGATCTGACTTTAGCCTGGTCACAGGGAAAGCGATTGCCGCTAGAAGTCATGCAAATCGATCGAGCAGCCAGCACTTCCCATTTTCAAATGCAGGATCAGGCAGGGCATTTCCTCGGCATCGGTGAAATCATGCAGAAAAGTTCTGCTGAGGCGATCGATCAAACCAGTCCTGTTTTGCAGCCGAAACTGGTTTGGGATTTACCGATAATCTAG
- a CDS encoding cytochrome c oxidase subunit 3 gives MQGSIEGTAVDRVGQQYQTDSAAAHEEHPDHRIFGIIVFLVAESMIFLGLFVAYLTFRAVYPSWPPEGTPERELLLPGINTILLVSSSFVIHQADTAIKNNNVAKFRAWFAATGLMGAIFLVGQLYEYFHLEFGLKTNLYASTFYVLTGFHGLHVLFGLILILAVLWRSRSQNHYSSQHHFGIEAAELYWHFVDVVWVILFVLLYLL, from the coding sequence ATGCAAGGATCAATCGAAGGAACGGCTGTCGATCGCGTGGGGCAGCAATACCAAACTGACAGCGCAGCCGCCCACGAAGAACATCCCGATCACCGCATTTTTGGCATCATTGTGTTCCTGGTGGCGGAAAGCATGATCTTTTTGGGATTATTTGTGGCGTATCTCACCTTCCGCGCCGTCTATCCGAGCTGGCCCCCGGAAGGCACGCCGGAACGGGAGCTATTACTGCCGGGAATCAACACGATTCTGCTGGTGTCCAGTAGTTTTGTGATTCATCAGGCAGACACCGCGATCAAAAATAATAACGTCGCCAAATTCCGCGCCTGGTTTGCGGCAACCGGACTCATGGGCGCAATCTTCCTGGTCGGTCAGCTCTATGAATATTTCCATCTCGAATTCGGGCTGAAAACGAACCTCTACGCCAGTACCTTCTATGTGCTGACGGGCTTCCACGGTTTGCACGTCCTGTTCGGGCTGATCCTGATTCTGGCAGTCCTGTGGCGATCGCGCTCTCAAAACCACTATTCGAGCCAACACCACTTTGGCATTGAAGCCGCTGAGCTGTACTGGCACTTTGTGGATGTGGTCTGGGTGATTTTGTTTGTTCTGCTCTATCTGTTGTAA
- a CDS encoding Crp/Fnr family transcriptional regulator, with the protein MLRYTIPMFQASTTIAPTHLPDLRQLLEEVYRGRSLQPYRSGQPIRMQPDEIFVVCRGVVQVGTLYDTGEEALLGLVCPSMPFGLPLAIIRPYQAAALTDVDVMRLRWAEVEQSPALSQGVFRHLTRRLQQTEALLSMVGYRRVEERLRHLLMLLQQEVGQPVPEGTRLTVRLTHQQLANAIGTTRVTVTRLLSQLQEEGWLMVDSSRHVILPPHATIA; encoded by the coding sequence ATGTTGCGCTACACCATTCCCATGTTCCAAGCCTCCACGACGATCGCCCCGACGCACCTCCCCGATCTGCGCCAGCTGCTTGAAGAAGTTTATCGGGGGCGCAGTCTTCAGCCCTATCGGAGCGGACAGCCGATTCGGATGCAGCCGGATGAAATTTTTGTGGTTTGCCGAGGGGTGGTACAGGTGGGCACGCTCTACGATACGGGGGAGGAGGCTCTGCTGGGGCTGGTTTGTCCTTCGATGCCGTTTGGTTTGCCCCTGGCGATTATCCGTCCCTATCAGGCAGCTGCCCTGACGGATGTAGATGTGATGCGGCTGCGCTGGGCAGAGGTGGAACAGTCTCCCGCTCTTTCACAGGGTGTTTTTCGCCATCTGACTCGAAGATTGCAGCAAACGGAGGCTCTGCTATCAATGGTGGGGTATCGGCGCGTAGAGGAGCGCCTGCGCCATCTGCTGATGCTATTGCAACAGGAAGTCGGGCAACCCGTTCCAGAGGGCACGAGGCTCACGGTTCGGCTGACCCATCAGCAGCTTGCCAATGCGATCGGCACAACGCGAGTCACCGTTACCCGTCTGCTAAGCCAACTTCAGGAGGAGGGCTGGCTGATGGTGGATAGCTCCCGCCATGTGATTCTGCCGCCCCATGCAACGATCGCTTAG
- a CDS encoding lipocalin-like domain-containing protein — MKLILILFIACASFLINSPVWASSTQLTWLDFPGESANFKKATEPRSWDFPADFGAHPDYQTEWWYYTGNLETEEGRPFGFQLTFFRQALTSSPEITASHLRGNQIYSAHFTLSDIQGKHFYPYERFSRGNIQLAGAETSPYHVWLQDWSATELESGKVRLQAKSDDAAIDLVVSQTLPPILQGDRGLSVKGREPGNASYYYSLVQQPTEGTIVLGDKSYRVSGTNWKDHEYSTSSLTPGTVGWDWFSMQFDNGSALMLYLLRHEDGAIESTSAGTYIAPDGTTQPLTKEDWTIDVLDTWKSNRSKASYPAKWQIEIPKLNLSLQAKSMLADQELNTSTATYWEGAVSFEGEVADRPLHGKGYVELTGYADRLDNRLSQV; from the coding sequence ATGAAATTAATATTGATCCTGTTTATTGCCTGTGCCTCTTTCCTGATTAATTCGCCTGTATGGGCAAGCAGCACTCAGTTAACCTGGCTGGATTTTCCCGGAGAGTCGGCAAATTTCAAGAAGGCAACTGAACCGCGATCGTGGGATTTTCCGGCGGATTTTGGGGCACATCCAGACTATCAAACCGAGTGGTGGTACTACACGGGCAATCTGGAAACCGAGGAGGGTCGTCCGTTTGGCTTTCAGTTGACCTTCTTTCGGCAGGCGTTAACGTCTAGTCCAGAAATCACGGCTTCTCATCTGCGCGGCAATCAAATCTATTCGGCGCACTTTACCCTCAGCGATATTCAGGGCAAACACTTCTATCCCTACGAGCGGTTTAGCCGGGGCAATATCCAACTGGCGGGGGCAGAAACTTCGCCCTATCACGTTTGGCTGCAAGACTGGTCTGCAACAGAACTCGAATCCGGAAAAGTCCGCCTGCAAGCAAAATCCGACGATGCGGCGATCGATCTGGTCGTGAGTCAAACCCTGCCGCCGATTCTTCAGGGCGATCGGGGATTGAGCGTGAAGGGACGGGAACCGGGGAATGCGTCCTACTACTACTCGCTGGTACAGCAGCCGACTGAAGGGACGATCGTGCTGGGCGACAAATCCTATCGCGTTAGTGGAACCAACTGGAAGGATCACGAGTATTCCACCAGTTCGCTTACGCCAGGAACCGTAGGCTGGGATTGGTTCTCCATGCAGTTTGATAACGGCTCGGCGCTGATGCTGTATCTGCTCAGACATGAGGATGGGGCGATCGAGTCCACTTCAGCGGGAACCTATATTGCACCGGACGGAACCACTCAGCCGCTGACAAAGGAGGATTGGACGATCGATGTGCTGGACACCTGGAAAAGCAACCGCAGCAAGGCATCTTACCCGGCAAAGTGGCAAATTGAAATCCCCAAGCTGAACCTGAGCCTACAGGCAAAATCCATGCTGGCGGATCAGGAACTCAACACCTCAACGGCAACCTACTGGGAAGGCGCAGTGTCGTTTGAGGGAGAGGTAGCCGATCGACCACTACACGGCAAAGGCTATGTGGAATTAACCGGATACGCCGATCGTCTGGATAATCGATTAAGCCAGGTCTAG
- a CDS encoding COX15/CtaA family protein, which yields MTDSLHSQLRPELNSEMLTPTSLEASLEVTETSSKSVKAKFTPQDRVRRLVWKMAIATLILMAIGSATRVMNAGLACPDWPLCYGTLFPAQQMNLQVFLEWIHRLDASLIGLMAIVLVGYAWWKRAALPKWTPWVATLALGLIVFQGVLGGLTVTEMLRFDIVTAHLGTALAFFITLLVMGTLLLPHQPTGTVGKLPWLSLTAAVLIYLQSISGALVGSRWALHQCLVVTQLCSVMNIHLLGIIPATLMTLAVVIAAWRTPALNRSLRQLANLTGLLLLLQLTLGFATFRLHLQVELLTISHQMVGASLLGSLICFAVLGLRDRSRANQPTPRITEDSPQPA from the coding sequence ATGACTGATTCACTGCATTCCCAACTGCGTCCAGAACTAAATTCGGAAATGCTAACTCCTACCTCTTTAGAAGCCTCTTTAGAAGTGACTGAAACCTCTTCCAAGTCTGTCAAAGCCAAGTTCACTCCCCAGGATCGCGTCCGTCGATTGGTCTGGAAGATGGCGATCGCAACCCTGATACTGATGGCGATCGGGAGTGCAACCCGCGTGATGAATGCTGGACTCGCCTGCCCTGACTGGCCCCTCTGCTATGGCACGCTATTCCCGGCACAGCAAATGAATCTCCAGGTATTTCTGGAATGGATTCACCGCCTTGATGCTTCCCTGATTGGGCTGATGGCGATCGTCCTGGTCGGCTATGCCTGGTGGAAACGCGCCGCCTTGCCCAAATGGACTCCCTGGGTTGCCACCCTTGCCCTCGGTCTTATCGTGTTTCAGGGCGTCCTGGGCGGACTCACCGTGACGGAAATGCTGCGGTTTGATATTGTCACCGCTCACCTGGGAACGGCACTTGCCTTCTTTATCACCCTGCTGGTAATGGGAACTCTGCTGCTACCCCATCAGCCCACAGGAACGGTCGGCAAACTGCCCTGGCTCAGCCTCACTGCCGCTGTCCTGATCTATCTGCAAAGCATCTCCGGTGCACTGGTTGGTTCTCGTTGGGCACTGCACCAGTGTCTCGTCGTGACTCAGCTATGCAGCGTTATGAACATCCACCTGCTAGGCATCATTCCCGCAACGCTGATGACCCTGGCAGTTGTGATTGCCGCGTGGCGTACTCCCGCCCTCAATCGATCGCTGAGACAGCTTGCTAACCTGACCGGACTGCTGCTGCTCCTCCAGCTCACCCTCGGCTTTGCCACCTTCCGCCTGCACCTCCAGGTCGAACTCCTCACCATCTCCCATCAAATGGTTGGCGCGTCTCTTTTGGGTTCCCTGATCTGCTTCGCTGTCCTGGGACTTCGCGATCGCAGCAGAGCTAACCAACCCACTCCTCGCATCACAGAGGACTCCCCCCAACCCGCCTAA
- the ctaD gene encoding cytochrome c oxidase subunit I: protein MTNAEMPIVANPPAAKQHGHAHKERRWQDYFTFNTDHKVIGIQYLVTSFIFYLIGGVMADVMRTELATPASDLVPPEMYNNLLTLHGTIMIFMWIVPAGAGLGNYLIPLMIGARDMAFPKLNALAFWMIPIGGVMLVGSLLIEAPQAGWTSYPPLSLVSGKVGEGIWIFSLLILGTSSILGAINFLTTILKMRVPSMGLNDMPVFCWSMLSTSALILLSTPVLAGALILLAFDLLVGTAFFNPLGGGDPIVYQHMFWFYSHPAVYIMILPLFGAISDIIPVHSRKPLFGYRAVAYSSVAIAFLGLIVWAHHMFTSGTPAWLRMFFMITTMVIAVPTGIKIFSWLGTMWGGKISLNSAMLFAMGFVGMFVIGGISGVMVASVPFDIHVHDTYFIVAHLHYVLFGGSVFGIFAAIYHWFPKMTGRMMNEPLGQIHFVLTLIGMNLTFMPMHKLGLMGMNRRIAMYDPRFTSLNQMATVGAYILAVSTFPFLINAIWSWWKGKPAADNPWNALTLEWMTTSPPAIENFEVLPVITHGPYDYGVDPEHDNRENEPPLTSPELQPDSSPLS from the coding sequence ATGACAAACGCAGAAATGCCGATCGTTGCAAATCCCCCAGCCGCTAAGCAGCACGGGCATGCCCACAAAGAGCGCCGCTGGCAGGACTACTTCACCTTCAACACAGACCATAAAGTGATCGGGATTCAGTATCTCGTCACGTCGTTTATTTTCTACCTCATCGGCGGTGTCATGGCGGACGTGATGCGAACCGAGCTGGCAACGCCTGCCTCCGATCTGGTTCCGCCGGAGATGTACAACAACCTGCTGACGCTGCACGGCACGATCATGATCTTCATGTGGATTGTGCCTGCCGGAGCTGGACTGGGGAACTACTTGATTCCGCTGATGATTGGGGCGCGAGACATGGCATTTCCCAAGCTGAATGCCCTCGCTTTCTGGATGATTCCGATCGGTGGCGTGATGCTGGTCGGCAGTCTGCTGATTGAAGCACCGCAGGCAGGCTGGACTTCCTATCCGCCCCTGAGTCTGGTGAGCGGGAAAGTGGGCGAAGGTATCTGGATCTTTAGCCTGCTGATTCTGGGAACCTCCTCGATTCTGGGGGCGATCAACTTCCTGACAACGATTCTGAAAATGCGTGTTCCCAGCATGGGCTTAAACGATATGCCCGTCTTCTGCTGGTCGATGCTATCTACGTCGGCGCTAATCCTGCTTTCGACTCCGGTTCTGGCGGGTGCGCTGATTCTGCTGGCGTTCGATCTGCTGGTGGGGACGGCGTTCTTTAACCCCCTGGGCGGCGGTGATCCGATCGTCTATCAGCATATGTTCTGGTTCTACTCCCACCCGGCGGTCTACATTATGATCCTGCCGCTGTTTGGGGCGATCTCAGACATTATTCCGGTTCACTCGCGTAAGCCGCTGTTCGGCTATCGGGCTGTCGCTTATTCCAGTGTGGCGATCGCTTTTCTGGGACTGATTGTGTGGGCACACCATATGTTCACCAGCGGCACTCCGGCATGGCTGCGGATGTTCTTTATGATCACAACAATGGTGATCGCAGTTCCGACGGGAATTAAGATCTTTAGCTGGCTCGGAACCATGTGGGGCGGCAAGATCTCCCTGAATAGCGCCATGCTGTTCGCAATGGGTTTTGTGGGGATGTTCGTCATCGGCGGAATTAGCGGTGTAATGGTCGCCTCCGTTCCGTTTGACATCCACGTTCACGATACCTATTTCATCGTCGCTCACCTTCACTACGTCCTGTTCGGCGGCAGTGTGTTTGGCATCTTCGCGGCAATTTACCACTGGTTTCCCAAGATGACCGGACGCATGATGAACGAACCCCTCGGTCAAATTCACTTCGTCCTGACGCTGATCGGCATGAACCTCACATTTATGCCGATGCACAAGCTGGGACTGATGGGCATGAATCGCCGGATTGCGATGTACGATCCGCGTTTTACCTCGCTGAACCAGATGGCAACCGTAGGCGCGTACATTCTTGCCGTTTCGACTTTCCCCTTCCTGATTAACGCGATCTGGAGCTGGTGGAAAGGCAAACCCGCTGCCGATAACCCCTGGAACGCTCTGACCCTGGAATGGATGACCACTTCTCCTCCAGCGATCGAAAACTTTGAGGTATTGCCCGTTATCACCCACGGTCCCTATGACTACGGCGTAGACCCGGAGCATGACAACCGCGAAAACGAGCCGCCGCTCACCTCGCCCGAACTTCAGCCCGATTCGTCACCGCTGTCGTAG
- a CDS encoding heme o synthase has translation MQETTWTETPRHHQNLWQVMQSYWQLTKPRIIVLLLITTAGSMWIAAQGKVDPVLLLVTLVGGALAAASANVINCLYDRDIDYEMERTRHRPLPSGRIQPLHALLFAIALATISFSLLAVFANLLSACLAMSGIVTYVLVYTHWLKRHSTQNIVIGGAAGAIPPLVGWAAVTGDLSWAAWVFFAIVFFWTPPHFWALAMMIEKDYAKVGVPMLPCVAGRETTAKQIWIYTLLMLPITLLLVYPLHVMGLFYAIVAVGLGALFLAKAWALLSDPMDQQAARSLFKYSILYLMLLSAGMAIDSLPFTQTLNSTIAEGLNTVISSLPISL, from the coding sequence ATGCAAGAAACCACCTGGACAGAAACTCCTCGACACCACCAGAACCTCTGGCAGGTGATGCAGAGTTACTGGCAACTGACCAAACCTCGGATTATTGTTCTCCTCCTGATTACCACCGCAGGTAGTATGTGGATTGCCGCACAGGGCAAGGTTGATCCTGTCCTGCTGCTTGTAACCCTGGTGGGCGGTGCGCTGGCAGCTGCTTCAGCCAACGTCATCAACTGTTTGTACGATCGCGATATCGACTACGAAATGGAACGGACGCGCCATCGTCCCCTGCCGTCGGGTCGAATTCAGCCCCTTCATGCGCTGCTGTTTGCGATCGCCCTTGCTACGATTTCCTTTAGCCTACTGGCGGTGTTTGCCAATCTGCTGAGTGCCTGCCTGGCGATGTCTGGGATCGTCACTTACGTCCTGGTCTACACCCACTGGCTGAAGCGTCACAGTACGCAGAATATTGTGATTGGGGGTGCCGCCGGTGCAATTCCTCCCCTCGTTGGCTGGGCAGCGGTTACGGGTGATCTAAGCTGGGCAGCTTGGGTGTTTTTTGCGATCGTCTTTTTCTGGACTCCGCCGCACTTCTGGGCACTGGCAATGATGATCGAGAAAGACTATGCCAAAGTCGGTGTGCCGATGTTGCCCTGTGTTGCCGGACGCGAAACCACCGCGAAGCAAATCTGGATCTACACGCTGCTAATGCTGCCGATTACGCTGCTGCTGGTCTATCCGCTGCACGTCATGGGACTCTTCTACGCGATCGTTGCTGTCGGTCTCGGCGCTCTGTTCCTGGCAAAAGCCTGGGCTTTATTGAGCGACCCAATGGATCAGCAAGCCGCCCGATCGCTGTTCAAGTATTCCATTCTTTACCTGATGCTGCTGTCTGCGGGGATGGCGATCGACAGTCTCCCCTTCACCCAAACCCTGAACAGCACGATCGCCGAAGGACTGAACACCGTTATCAGCAGTCTACCGATCAGCCTGTAG